Below is a window of Streptomyces qaidamensis DNA.
CCCGCGCACGGACCCCGCGGTGATCATGGCCGTGACCGACGAGGACGACCGCATCCTGCTCGGCCGCCAGGTCCACTGGCCCGAGGGCCGCTTCTCGACGCTGGCCGGTTTTGTCGAGCCCGGCGAGTCCATCGAGCAGTCCGTGCGCCGGGAGGTCCACGAGGAGGTCGGCATCAGCGTCGGCCAGGTCGAGTACGTCGCCAGCCAGCCCTGGCCTTTCCCCTCCAGCCTGATGCTGGGCTTCATGGCCCGCGCCACCTCCACCGAGATCGAGGTCGACGGCGACGAGATCCACGAGGCCCGCTGGTTCTCGCGCGACGAGCTGGGCGCTGCCTTCGAGTCCGGCGAGATGCTCCCGCCCTACGGCATCTCGATCGCGGCCCGCCTGATCGAGCTCTGGTACGGCAAGCCGCTCCCGACACGGAGCGCCGCCTGACGAGGCCGCCCGGATGACCGACCCGTACGGGAACCACAACGTCCATCACCATCCGGCGGTCCTGGCCGCCGTTCCGAACGGCTGCCGCACGGCCCTGGCCGCCGGGTGCGGCGACGGGCTGCTCACGCGCAACCCGGCGGCACGGTCGGCCTCCGTCACAGGGGTGGACCGCTTCCGGAAATGATCAAGCTGGGTTCGAACAGGCCATCACCCGTCTCGCCCGGCTCACCGCGCCCGGCGGCCGTCCGACGATCGTCGGCATGGCCGCCAACCGGACGGTTCTGGATTGGCTGATCAGTACCTGCGGCGTGCCGGTGAGCCAGCTGCACGCCCGTCGGCACGGCGGCGAACGCGGCCCGGCCGGCATGCCGATGGAAGACGTGCACATGGCGTGAGCGGAGATCAGACGGGCGCTTCGCCGTCTCCTGCCGGGCTCGGGGTTCGCCGCACGCTGCTGTGGCGCTACGTCGTGGTGTGGGACAAACCGCGAGAAGGCGGCTCCTGAGCTGTCTCAGGAGCCGCCTTCTCGTACAGACACACGGCGACTCTAGGCGCCGATCTTCTGCTTCACCTGCGCCAGCGACGGGTTCGTGAGCGTCGAGCCGTCCGGGAAGAGGACGGTGGGCACCGTCTGGTTTCCGCCATTCGCCTTCTCCACGAACGCGGCGGACTCCGGGTCCTGCTCGATGTTGATCTCGGTGTACGCGATGCCCTCGCGGTCCATCTGGCTCTTCAGCCGGCGGCAGTAGCCGCACCACGTGGTGCTGTACATCGTCACAGTGCCCAGCATGTCTCTGGTGCTCCTTCGGTGGCTCGGGGCGGGTGGTCGCAGTGGAGGAACGTATGTGAAAGGTCCACCATTCCCGGTGCCCGGGCCAGGCCCGACGTGACGCCTGCCGCATTAGTACGACTAGCAGTGCCTGCCTGTGGACAACCGGCGCAGCCGTCTCGCGCGACCTGGCAGCATGGCTGTGTGACAGCAGCAACGCACTCCACCCTGTTCCCGCAGGTACCGGACTCCGCGGACGCGGTGCTCGAAGGGCTCGACCCCGAGCAGCGCGAAGTGGCCACGGCCCTGCACGGTCCGGTGTGCGTCCTGGCGGGCGCGGGTACGGGCAAGACCCGGGCGATCACCCACCGCATCGCCTACGGAGTGCGCGCC
It encodes the following:
- a CDS encoding mycoredoxin, with translation MLGTVTMYSTTWCGYCRRLKSQMDREGIAYTEINIEQDPESAAFVEKANGGNQTVPTVLFPDGSTLTNPSLAQVKQKIGA